Genomic window (Primulina huaijiensis isolate GDHJ02 unplaced genomic scaffold, ASM1229523v2 scaffold43333, whole genome shotgun sequence):
aatttataacaattaaatatctttaaacacaatattattgcaaatgtatatataaaattttaataacaagtacatatatcgtCCGACAGAAATCGATATATTACAAATCTATCTCaagaacaattttttaattaactttAACAAAAAGTTGAATAAGTTAATAAactaaattgaaattaaaataaacagatgaaacaaatgcaatataaataatttaaattaaaataataaataaacaaatgttAGAATCTCGATTAATACACATACCATTTAATCTTATAAAAGCAATCCTTTCGaatgttttaaagaaaaattgatttcacatgcatgtatacatatataatacAGCTCATTGACGTCCCATTCCTCCTTCAACGTATGGAGCCGCCGTTCGCATTCCTTGGTTGTATTTTTCAACATTTCCTTGCCATCCTACACCATTTTCAACATCtttattaataaaaacataCAAACGTCGCTAAAACTGTAGATAATTGTATTATATGTCGACTTTTTCCCAAGAAAAAATTGACATACGTACATACCTAGATGCATGTCGAATCCACGGCTTTTGAGCTCGCGATATTCTTGACACAACGCACACGACTCGCAGCAAAAATGGACAAGACAATCACCGCAAGGAGTCTCCGGCAGCATGTACTGGGCTCGCATCTTCGATCGGTAGAAGCACGAGTATATGCAGGAACATCCCGTGGCCAACCCAATTAGAGCATATAGTGCTCCATTCATTCCGCATGCTGCAccaaatttttcataaaattttcttttatatttccCCTCTACAAATATGTAGATAGAATGTACTTAGATACATATTTTGGTAGAGAACTCGAACTCTAAGTTGGCCCGAAAGTTGAGCGATATTTTTGAGTTCTACATCGATCGATCGGATTTGGATCATGTGCTGTGGCTGAATACACAGCACCTGATGATGTCTATTTTTATACAGTTGATCATCTGATGGACCTCACACAATTtcagataaaattgaaaaattgtcTGAAGAAACTGAAAAATTGTCTGAAGAAACGAGATGATCAGctgatcatctcg
Coding sequences:
- the LOC140970063 gene encoding protein PLANT CADMIUM RESISTANCE 2-like, which gives rise to MDHKKSLTISPPRPPPPPPPDMGVPIQSSNHQFVSNIQPQRPQSAMLKVRGGIAPGPWSTGLCDCFSDINNCCITFWCPCITFGQVADILDRGSSSCGMNGALYALIGLATGCSCIYSCFYRSKMRAQYMLPETPCGDCLVHFCCESCALCQEYRELKSRGFDMHLGWQGNVEKYNQGMRTAAPYVEGGMGRQ